The following DNA comes from Janthinobacterium sp. TB1-E2.
AGGCTTCCTGCATATAGCCCTTGCCCCAATGCGGGCGCGCCAGCGCATAGCCGATTTCGGCACGGCGGTTCTGGCGGTGCTCGGAAAACAGGCTGCAGCTGCCCATATATTCGCCCGTCGCCTTCAGCGTGACGGCGAAGCGGAAGAATTCCTCGCTCTCGAAAGCGGCGATGTCCTCGGCAAGCTTGCGCGCGGCGATGCTGGCATCCTGCCATGGCGGCTCGCTGAAATAGCGCATCACTTCGGGATCGGCATGCATGGCGAAGAAGTCCGCTTCATCCGATGGTTGCGGTTTGCGCAGGATCAGGCGTTCAGTGGTGATGGTTTTCGTGTAGGCCATGCGACTCCAATCAAAGGTTCAAAGGGGCAATGCTTATTATTCCATGCAACTATAACGATGTAGCAACTTTGTGATCTTGCATTTTAATGTAGTATGGCAATGTTTCACCATATCATAGATGCAACTTCATGATCCGCCTATGCACGCAACAAAAGAAGCAGCAGATACCGACGCCATCCCGGCGCAGCCCGAGGTCTTGAGCAAGCACAAGCGGCCAGTGATCGTCTGGGCCAGCATCGCCTTCTTTTGCATGTGCGCCATGCTGCTTGGCATGACCATCTGGATCGTCTGGTCTTCGCGCGAAGTGCGCTTGCACGAGGCTAGGGCGACGACGGAACACATGGCGCGCACCCTTGCGACCCAAGCGTACATGGAGCTGGAAGTCGCCGATGTGATGCTGGAAGATATCGTCGAGCACATCCGCAACGAAGGCAATAATGACGCGACCGGCGAGCGGCTGCAATCGCATCTGCAGCAGCTGTCGAAGAATATCGTGGAAATTGCCGGCGTCTTCATTTTTGACAGCCGCGGAGACTGGCTGGCCAGCTCGTCCGGCGCCGGGCAGGACGGCAACAATGCGGACCGCGACTACTTTACTTATCACAAGACGCATGCGCAGCTGGGCAGCCGCATCAGCGCGCCCGTGCGCAGCAAATCCAGCGGGCAATGGGTCTTGCCCGTGTCGCGCCGGGTGGAATTGGCGGACGGCTCCTTTGCGGGAGTGGTGCTGGTCACCCTCGGGCTCGCCTCCTTCGAACGCATCTACGATAGCCTCAACCTTGGCAATACGGGCACGGCCTTCTTTGCCCTCGACGACGGCACCTTGATCTACCGCCGGCCATTCCAGCCCGGCGTCATCGGCATGGATATTTCGTCGGGTGCAGTCCTGCGCGCCTACCGCGAAAAAGGGCCTGTCGGCACGGCCATGATGACGGCGAAGGTGGACGAAATCGAACGGCTGTACAGCTATCGCCACCTGCAGCGCTTTCCCGTCATCGTGGCGGCGGGGCTATCGGAGGAAGATATTTTCGCCGAATGGCAGCGCTTGAGCATGCAAATCGTGCTGGCGTCGCTGGCGGCAGGCGCGGCGCTGATCTACTTGTTCCGCAAGCTGATGCGGCAGATTGCCGTACGCGACCATATCGAAGCCAGCCTGCGCGTGGCCACGACGGAGCTGCGGCACGCCAATGCGGACCTGGCGGCGCGGGCCTCGCAGGATGGCTTGACGGGGCTGGCCAACCGCCGCTGTTTCGACGAGACCTTGGCGCATGAATTGAAGCGCGCCCAGCGCAGCGGGCACGAAGTGTCGCTGATCATGCTGGACGTGGATTTCTTCAAGAAATTCAACGATCAGTATGGCCACGTGGCGGGCGACGAGTGCCTGCAGGCGGTTTCCGGCGCCGTGGCGCGCAGCGTCGGCCGGGCCGAAGACCTGGCGGCCCGTTACGGCGGCGAAGAGTTCGCCGTCATCATGCCCGGCACCGGCGCGGCGGGCGCCCTGGAAGTCGCGCAAGCGATCCGGGCGGCCGTGGAAGGCTTGCAGATTCCCCACGCGGCCAGCGCGAACGCAGTCGTGACCGTCAGCCTGGGCGCGGCCACGCTCCAGCCTGGCCAAGACCGCCCCACAGATAGCAGCGAGCTGATACGCGAGGCCGATGCCTTGCTGTACCAGTCGAAAAACACGGGCCGCAACCGCGTCAGCGGCGGCGTACCAGCAGCATGAGGCCGCTTATGTCCGGGAAAAGAATCGCTCTCACCATGCCGCTATCCCTCATCGCACTGGCCGTCTGGCTGGGCTTGAGCATGGGCGGCCGCTGGCTGGAAGCCGCCGGCTACGCCTTGCCGGGCGCAGCCGTCACCGGCCGTATCGGCCTGTCGTGGGCGCTGGCCGCAGTGTTCGCGCTGGCGCTGCTGCTGGCGTCAAGCCGGCCCCGCGAAGCGGGCCTGGGCGCGCCGCAGCCATGGAAATCGCTGTGGCTCGTCTGCCCTCCCCTGCTGTATGCGCTGCTGATGCTGTTGCTGGCCTGGGCCGGCGGCTGGCCGCAGCCGCGCGTGCTGCTGATCGTGGCGTGCAATGCGGCG
Coding sequences within:
- a CDS encoding GNAT family N-acetyltransferase, with the translated sequence MAYTKTITTERLILRKPQPSDEADFFAMHADPEVMRYFSEPPWQDASIAARKLAEDIAAFESEEFFRFAVTLKATGEYMGSCSLFSEHRQNRRAEIGYALARPHWGKGYMQEALSALLEYAFIERDLNRLEADIDPLNTASASALERQGFSKEGFLPERWIVGGHVSDTALYGLLRRTWEARRKGAA
- a CDS encoding sensor domain-containing diguanylate cyclase; its protein translation is MHATKEAADTDAIPAQPEVLSKHKRPVIVWASIAFFCMCAMLLGMTIWIVWSSREVRLHEARATTEHMARTLATQAYMELEVADVMLEDIVEHIRNEGNNDATGERLQSHLQQLSKNIVEIAGVFIFDSRGDWLASSSGAGQDGNNADRDYFTYHKTHAQLGSRISAPVRSKSSGQWVLPVSRRVELADGSFAGVVLVTLGLASFERIYDSLNLGNTGTAFFALDDGTLIYRRPFQPGVIGMDISSGAVLRAYREKGPVGTAMMTAKVDEIERLYSYRHLQRFPVIVAAGLSEEDIFAEWQRLSMQIVLASLAAGAALIYLFRKLMRQIAVRDHIEASLRVATTELRHANADLAARASQDGLTGLANRRCFDETLAHELKRAQRSGHEVSLIMLDVDFFKKFNDQYGHVAGDECLQAVSGAVARSVGRAEDLAARYGGEEFAVIMPGTGAAGALEVAQAIRAAVEGLQIPHAASANAVVTVSLGAATLQPGQDRPTDSSELIREADALLYQSKNTGRNRVSGGVPAA